Proteins encoded together in one Triticum dicoccoides isolate Atlit2015 ecotype Zavitan chromosome 7B, WEW_v2.0, whole genome shotgun sequence window:
- the LOC119337867 gene encoding tetraspanin-8-like, whose protein sequence is MARCSNGLLGLLNAGVLVLALVVLGGGIWLSHRASTTDCERFLERPVIALGALLLALSLAGLAGSLCRASCLLWLYLVALFLLIALLLVFTVFAFVVTNRGAGSVVSGRGYREYRLGEYSTWLQRRVENADNWAKIRSCLRDGGVCQRFGARGESLQQFVTNNLSPIQSGCCKPPTGCNFTYQSETMWNKPPGFNSTNDPDCNTWSNDPRALCYDCQSCKAGVLANVKNDWKKIATVNIIFLIFLIIVYSVGCCAFRNNRRDNSYPAWK, encoded by the exons atggcgcggtGCAGCAACGGGCTGCTGGGCCTGCTGAACGCGGGGGTCCTGGTCCTCGCCCTCGTCGTCCTCGGCGGCGGCATCTGGCTGAGCCACCGCGCCTCCACCACCGACTGCGAGCGGTTCCTGGAGCGGCCGGTCATCGCGCTCGGTGCCCTCCTCCTGGCGCTCTCCCTCGCGGGGCTGGCGGGCTCCCTCTGCCGCGCATCCTGCCTCCTCTGGCTCTAcctcgtcgcgctcttcctcctcatcgcgctcctcctcgtcttcaccgtcttcgccttcgtcgtcaCCAACCGCGGCGCCGGCTCCGTCGTCTCCGGGAGGGGCTACAGGGAGTACCGCCTCGGGGAGTACTCCACCTGGCTGCAGCGCCGGGTCGAGAACGCCGACAACTGGGCCAAGATCCGCAGCTGCCTCCGCGACGGCGGCGTCTGCCAGAGGTTCGGGGCCAGGGGGGAGTCGCTGCAGCAGTTCGTCACCAACAACCTCTCCCCGATTCAG TCTGGATGCTGCAAACCCCCAACCGGGTGCAACTTCACCTACCAGAGCGAGACCATGTGGAACAAACCTCCTGGCTTCAACTCTACCAATGACCCTGACTGCAACACGTGGTCGAATGATCCGAGGGCCCTCTGCTATGACTGCCAGTCATGCAAGGCTGGCGTGCTCGCTAATGTGAAGAATGACTGGAAGAAAATCGCCACCGTCAACATCATATTCCTCATTTTCCTCATCATTGTCTACTCTGTTGGGTGCTGCGCTTTCAGGAACAACAGGCGGGACAACTCGTACCCAGCCTGGAAGTGA